The Primulina eburnea isolate SZY01 chromosome 8, ASM2296580v1, whole genome shotgun sequence genome contains a region encoding:
- the LOC140837891 gene encoding uncharacterized protein yields the protein MLSEAPAMFSSFENLFEAFEPGLSPWGVSDDKEPPFVFHSHEPALVVTPPPTSHEPESSNSGSYKHTQVLTTPDSGSTEPVLNTSKNSNSGSVIDERKHKRMMSNRESARRSRMRKQKHLDNLRNQVNRIKVSNRQTMNRLSLVVHQNQLVLRENEYLRSESAMLRQRLCDIRQVLLVRQLQQNLNPSAWPCNNFTSTNGGQLPHHSLIT from the coding sequence ATGTTATCTGAAGCCCCAGCCATGTTTTCATCCTTCGAAAACCTATTTGAGGCTTTCGAACCCGGTCTATCTCCTTGGGGGGTTTCTGATGATAAAGAACCTCCTTTTGTCTTTCACTCACACGAACCGGCTTTGGTCGTCACCCCACCACCGACCTCCCACGAACCGGAGAGTTCCAACTCCGGTTCGTACAAACACACTCAAGTCCTAACTACTCCGGATTCCGGCTCTACAGAACCGGTTCTAAACACTTCTAAAAACTCAAATTCCGGCTCGGTCATAGATGAACGAAAGCATAAACGCATGATGTCGAACAGAGAATCAGCCCGGCGGTCCCGTATGCGGAAACAGAAACACTTGGACAACCTGAGGAACCAGGTGAACCGGATTAAGGTTTCGAACCGGCAAACAATGAACCGTCTGAGTTTAGTGGTGCACCAGAACCAATTAGTCCTCCGTGAAAACGAGTACCTCCGGTCGGAATCGGCGATGCTCCGCCAAAGACTGTGCGACATACGGCAAGTTCTTCTGGTCCGTCAGCTTCAGCAGAACCTGAATCCCTCTGCATGGCCATGCAATAACTTCACGTCCACTAACGGAGGACAACTACCGCACCACTCTTTGATTACTTGA
- the LOC140838261 gene encoding glycosyltransferase 6-like, with protein sequence MAKSVVQTKRSNLGREMSFGIASATAILMFCAMWIFTDPFPSFSTLFSTPNGKNCTDGEAQILNMSKEITKKTFHDEVGYTMDRPVVDWDEKKREWLKNHPTFGSGVETRVLVLTGSQPTPCKNPVGDYLLLRLFKNKVDYCRIHGYDVFYNNAILNPKMRSFWAKIPVVRAAMVAHPEVEWIFWVDSDAIFTDMEFKVPLERYKDHNLVVHGWPNLIYEKKSWVGLNAGIFLIRNCQWSMDFLRKWASMGPSSPDYKKWGKILRSTLKDKLFPESDDQSALVYLLLKEKKKWGDMIYVENEYFLHGYWREIVGKLDSINEKYEEAERAAPKLRRRHAEAVTESFDAARESLVAAGWRRPFVTHFTGCQPCSGEQNPEYGKNSCRLEMERALNFADNQVLRNYGFRHPNIQDGSTVRPLPFDFPGDESDEFT encoded by the coding sequence ATGGCCAAATCTGTTGTCCAAACAAAACGTTCAAATCTTGGGAGAGAGATGTCTTTCGGTATAGCATCTGCGACGGCAATTCTAATGTTCTGTGCTATGTGGATCTTTACGGACCCGTTCCCAAGTTTTTCCACCTTATTCTCGACACCCAACGGGAAAAACTGCACAGACGGAGAAGCGCAAATCCTGAACATGAGCAAAGAAATTACAAAGAAAACATTCCATGATGAAGTTGGTTACACCATGGATAGACCTGTGGTGGACTGGGATGAAAAGAAAAGGGAATGGCTAAAGAATCACCCGACTTTCGGGTCAGGGGTGGAGACCCGTGTGCTAGTCCTGACGGGTTCTCAACCTACTCCGTGTAAAAATCCTGTAGGGGATTATTTGCTTTTAAGgttattcaagaacaaggttgATTACTGTAGAATTCATGGATATGATGTCTTCTACAACAACGCGATTTTGAATCCAAAAATGCGCTCTTTTTGGGCCAAGATTCCGGTAGTCCGGGCCGCCATGGTGGCCCACCCGGAAGTGGAATGGATCTTTTGGGTCGATTCGGATGCCATTTTCACAGACATGGAGTTCAAGGTTCCACTGGAGAGGTACAAAGATCACAACCTTGTCGTTCATGGCTGGCCCAATTTGATTTACGAGAAGAAGAGCTGGGTTGGACTGAATGCGGGTATTTTTTTGATTAGAAACTGTCAATGGTCCATGGATTTCTTGCGAAAATGGGCAAGCATGGGTCCAAGCAGTCCAGATTATAAGAAATGGGGCAAAATCTTGAGATCAACCCTGAAGGACAAATTGTTCCCCGAGTCGGATGATCAGTCGGCACTTGTTTATTTACTGTTGAAAGAGAAGAAGAAATGGGGCGACATGATTTACGTAGAAAACGAGTACTTCTTGCATGGCTACTGGCGTGAAATTGTCGGGAAACTCGACAGCATCAATGAGAAATACGAGGAGGCAGAAAGAGCAGCGCCGAAGCTTAGGCGGAGGCACGCGGAAGCGGTGACGGAGAGCTTCGACGCGGCGCGAGAAAGTCTCGTGGCGGCGGGGTGGCGGCGGCCTTTTGTTACTCATTTTACTGGATGCCAGCCGTGTAGCGGGGAGCAGAACCCGGAGTACGGGAAAAATTCTTGCAGATTGGAGATGGAACGAGCTTTGAATTTCGCAGATAATCAGGTGCTGAGGAATTATGGTTTCAGACACCCAAATATCCAGGATGGATCCACCGTTAGGCCATTGCCGTTCGATTTTCCAGGTGATGAATCCGATGAGTTCACCTGA
- the LOC140837893 gene encoding uncharacterized protein yields the protein MESESNKLFVGGITHTTNTENLREYFSKYGEVKNAQVMRNRATGVSRGFGFVSFADQSSMEKALQNEEHEILGRRVAVNIPRPIEKKPLQLEVFVNNSNHKSSPSKTNKVFVGGLPPSLTKEEFDGYFETFGKIVDSVIMCNKENNKPRGFGFVIYDSEESVQKVVVDRFHQLKNKWVDVKRAIPRGEALLTFHGHDSYLASWGYAPYSTYQRPSPNIDGYYYDAYAKMAGTSNSGYYGPQVWVNALYPSYHYNTPLGQLGNSYVDPKYEGTNGNGRWRDDGPSRSSNTSGNGNGIAKSATIQETQVVENGVSEKPNDEISKDVVVHAECSLCGRPKAIDNGISEMAKSEDSKVIVNGNGVVNGHGTP from the exons ATGGAGTCTGAAAGCAATAAGCTTTTCGTCGGGGGAATAACACACACCACCAATAcagaaaatttgagagagtatTTCAGCAAGTATGGGGAAGTGAAGAATGCCCAGGTTATGAGAAATCGAGCCACGGGTGTGAGTCGAGGGTTCGGATTTGTTTCTTTCGCCGACCAGTCTTCAATGGAAAAAGCACTGCAGAATGAGGAACACGAAATTCTCGGAAGAAGG GTTGCGGTTAACATCCCGAGACCAATAGAGAAGAAACCCCTGCAGCTTGAAGTTTTTGTAAATAACAGCAACCATAAGAGTTCTCCATCGAAAACCAATAAAGTTTTCGTGGGGGGTTTGCCACCAAGTTTAACTAAAGAGGAGTTCGATGGTTATTTTGAAACTTTTGGTAAAATTGTAGATTCAGTGATCATGTGCAACaaagaaaacaacaagcctcgggGCTTCGGGTTCGTTATCTATGATTCCGAGGAATCGGTACAGAAAGTGGTGGTTGATCGCTTCCACCAGCTTAAGAACAAGTGGGTCGACGTGAAAAGGGCCATACCTAGAGGAGAGGCACTGTTAACTTTTCACGGCCATGATTCTTACCTAGCTTCTTGGGGTTATGCGCCTTATTCGACTTATCAAAGACCTAGTCCCAATATCGATGGTTATTATTACGATGCCTATGCTAAAATGGCCGGGACATCAAATTCAGGTTACTATGGTCCCCAAGTTTGGGTGAATGCACTTTATCCATCCTATCATTATAACACGCCATTGGGTCAACTGGGAAATTCTTATGTTGATCCAAAGTACGAGGGTACAAATGGGAATGGAAGGTGGAGGGATGATGGGCCTTCTCGTAGTTCCAATACTTCTGGAAATGGCAATGGCATTGCTAAAAGTGCTACAATACAAGAGACACAGGTTGTCGAGAACGGAGTGTCTGAAAAGCCAAATGATGAAATATCGAAGGACGTTGTAGTCCATGCAGAGTGTAGTTTATGTGGAAGACCTAAGGCTATCGACAATGGAATATCTGAAATGGCGAAGAGTGAAGACTCAAAGGTCATAGTAAATGGAAATGGCGTCGTAAATGGTCATGGTACACCATAA
- the LOC140838260 gene encoding uncharacterized protein isoform X1 — protein sequence MAVATPSPFFLWLLLVLASVFPSISSAADFSLVVSEITTLHLSPSLVVEKSPGLKPGTKVKCERVQIHGLPRLKHLNKFANSVKVKVSHANQTGRSPNIEMCFHRNLSLGIGMCSQDKWERFTEGLWIKSMSPFDHKLLDIRMAGSNSESLQVSLAEEFFLYRVIFLFWGILMMALASWLSKSLIFYYSGAMAVGVFLVALMVLFQGMKLLPTGRKSSLAIFLYSCFVGLGTFLLQYVPRLFRSLLIEIGLSEDIYDPMVLFLLVFLTIFGAWLGYWVVRKFVLTEDGSIDLGVSHFVAWAIRIVSSVMILQCSVDPLLAAEALMCGIFISSVLKKLIHPKLVRRVYKKLSRFNKINHGKSPDPYASPANISSEAKPLNRTPYSSSRDAKPLNRTSSSRASTSQSPTRLSNAETFYSTFHETPDRRKFSKAEWNKFSRESTQQALEGLVSSPDFSRWAVAHADRITLAPKKEEVENKNRRWFSLF from the exons atggccGTCGCAACTCCATCGCCTTTCTTTCTCTGGCTTCTGCTCGTGTTAGCTTCCGTCTTTCCTTCAATTAGCTCCGCTGCGGACTTTTCTTTGG TTGTTTCTGAGATTACAACGTTGCATCTATCTCCCAGCTTGGTTGTAGAAAAATCTCCAGGGTTGAAGCCTGGAACGAAAGTAAAATGTGAGAGAGTTCAAATTCATGGATTACCAAGACTTAAGCATTTGAACAAGTTTGCCAATTCTGTGAAGGTAAAAGTTTCGCATGCAAACCAGACTGGTCGTTCTCCAAATATTGAGATGTGTTTCCATAG GAATTTATCTCTTGGGATAGGAATGTGCTCTCAAGACAAGTGGGAAAGGTTTACTGAGGGATTATGGATTAAATCGATGTCTCCTTTTGATCACAAGCTCTTAGATATAAGGATGGCAGGATCTAATTCAGAAAGCCTTCAGGTCTCTCTAGCTGAAG AATTTTTCTTGTACCGTGTAATATTCCTGTTTTGGGGGATATTGATGATGGCTCTTGCTTCCTGGCTAagtaaatctttaattttctaCTATAGTGGTGCCATGGCAGTAGGAGTGTTTCTTGTGGCGCTAATGGTCCTTTTCCAG GGTATGAAGCTTCTTCCCACTGGTCGGAAGAGTTCGCTTGCGATTTTCCTATACTCATGCTTT GTTGGACTTGGAACTTTCCTTCTACAGTACGTGCCAAGATTGTTTAGATCACTACTTATTGAGATTGGGCTTTCTGAAGACATATATGATCCT ATGGTATTATTTCTGTtggtttttttaacaatttttggAGCTTGGCTGGGTTATTGGGTGGTTCGCAAATTTGTGCTCACAGAGGATGGATCCATTGACTTAGGTGTCTCTCATTTCGTTGCGTGGGCTATTCGGATAGTTTCCTCTGTGATGATTCTTCAG TGTTCTGTGGACCCTTTGTTAGCTGCAGAGGCATTGATGTGTGGAATCTTCATCTCCTCGGTGTTGAAAAAATTGATACACCCGAAGCTAGTTCGTCGTGTTTATAA AAAGTTGTCAAGATTCAACAAGATCAATCACGGAAAATCACCCGATCCCTATGCATCACCAGCCAACATCTCATCCGAAGCTAAACCCTTGAACAGAACTCCTTATTCTTCCAGTCGAGATGCCAAACCCTTGAACAGAACTTCTTCCAGTCGAG CTTCAACTAGCCAGTCGCCCACAAGATTGTCTAATGCAGAGACGTTCTATTCTACGTTCCATGAGACCCCTGATCGAAGAAAGTTTTCCAAGGCTGAATGGAATAAATTCAGCAGGGAATCCACACAGCAAGCGCTAGAAGGTCTCGTTTCTTCTCCAGATTTTAGCAGATGGGCCGTCGCTCATGCGGATAGGATAACATTGGCTCCAAAGAAAGAGGAAGTTGAAAACAAGAATCGGAGATGGTTCAGTTTGTTTTGA
- the LOC140837656 gene encoding phytosulfokines-like, with translation MSKATAKVVFLMALLLFSSFSLSFSTLPDHPPLHIDQVEAKQEVLEVENSCKGIGDEECLMRRSLAAHIDYIYTQQNKP, from the exons atgtctaAAGCTACAGCCAAGGTTGTTTTCCTAATGGCACTCCTGCTTTTCTCCAGCTTCTCTCTGTCCTTCTCAACTCTTCCTGATCATCCCCCTCTTCATATCGATCAAGTAGAAGCCAAACAAGAG GTACTAGAAGTGGAAAATAGCTGCAAGGGAATTGGAGATGAGGAATGCTTGATGAGGAGGAGTTTGGCTGCTCATATTGATTACATTTATACCCAACAAAACAAGCCATGA
- the LOC140838260 gene encoding uncharacterized protein isoform X2 yields the protein MAVATPSPFFLWLLLVLASVFPSISSAADFSLVVSEITTLHLSPSLVVEKSPGLKPGTKVKCERVQIHGLPRLKHLNKFANSVKVKVSHANQTGRSPNIEMCFHRNLSLGIGMCSQDKWERFTEGLWIKSMSPFDHKLLDIRMAGSNSESLQVSLAEEFFLYRVIFLFWGILMMALASWLSKSLIFYYSGAMAVGVFLVALMVLFQGMKLLPTGRKSSLAIFLYSCFVGLGTFLLQYVPRLFRSLLIEIGLSEDIYDPMVLFLLVFLTIFGAWLGYWVVRKFVLTEDGSIDLGVSHFVAWAIRIVSSVMILQCSVDPLLAAEALMCGIFISSVLKKLIHPKLVRRVYKKLSRFNKINHGKSPDPYASPANISSEAKPLNRTPYSSSRDAKPLNRTSSSRGSFN from the exons atggccGTCGCAACTCCATCGCCTTTCTTTCTCTGGCTTCTGCTCGTGTTAGCTTCCGTCTTTCCTTCAATTAGCTCCGCTGCGGACTTTTCTTTGG TTGTTTCTGAGATTACAACGTTGCATCTATCTCCCAGCTTGGTTGTAGAAAAATCTCCAGGGTTGAAGCCTGGAACGAAAGTAAAATGTGAGAGAGTTCAAATTCATGGATTACCAAGACTTAAGCATTTGAACAAGTTTGCCAATTCTGTGAAGGTAAAAGTTTCGCATGCAAACCAGACTGGTCGTTCTCCAAATATTGAGATGTGTTTCCATAG GAATTTATCTCTTGGGATAGGAATGTGCTCTCAAGACAAGTGGGAAAGGTTTACTGAGGGATTATGGATTAAATCGATGTCTCCTTTTGATCACAAGCTCTTAGATATAAGGATGGCAGGATCTAATTCAGAAAGCCTTCAGGTCTCTCTAGCTGAAG AATTTTTCTTGTACCGTGTAATATTCCTGTTTTGGGGGATATTGATGATGGCTCTTGCTTCCTGGCTAagtaaatctttaattttctaCTATAGTGGTGCCATGGCAGTAGGAGTGTTTCTTGTGGCGCTAATGGTCCTTTTCCAG GGTATGAAGCTTCTTCCCACTGGTCGGAAGAGTTCGCTTGCGATTTTCCTATACTCATGCTTT GTTGGACTTGGAACTTTCCTTCTACAGTACGTGCCAAGATTGTTTAGATCACTACTTATTGAGATTGGGCTTTCTGAAGACATATATGATCCT ATGGTATTATTTCTGTtggtttttttaacaatttttggAGCTTGGCTGGGTTATTGGGTGGTTCGCAAATTTGTGCTCACAGAGGATGGATCCATTGACTTAGGTGTCTCTCATTTCGTTGCGTGGGCTATTCGGATAGTTTCCTCTGTGATGATTCTTCAG TGTTCTGTGGACCCTTTGTTAGCTGCAGAGGCATTGATGTGTGGAATCTTCATCTCCTCGGTGTTGAAAAAATTGATACACCCGAAGCTAGTTCGTCGTGTTTATAA AAAGTTGTCAAGATTCAACAAGATCAATCACGGAAAATCACCCGATCCCTATGCATCACCAGCCAACATCTCATCCGAAGCTAAACCCTTGAACAGAACTCCTTATTCTTCCAGTCGAGATGCCAAACCCTTGAACAGAACTTCTTCCAGTCGAGGCAG CTTCAACTAG